The nucleotide window TGCGTAATTGTGTTCCTTCTTTTCCCTCATTTCCCTTTCCTGAAATCTCTTACTTATTCTATATTCTGTTTGGTTCACCCTACATGTATGAGAAATTGCTAACAACAAATTTATATGCCTCATTACAGGTGAAAAATCTCATAGAGCGATGCATGCAATTGTATATGAGTCCAAAAGAAATATTGAAAACATTACTAGAGAAAGCAAATATTGAGCCTGAATTCACTGAAATCGGTAATAAagttattttcttctatttttgttaatttactTTTGATGTATTCTACGATATCTAActtgattaaaaatttaattgaaatatttttttaatataaatcatttaattattgatattttgtttatattttgttctAAATAAAGCATAGATTTCTGAAATATGACCGAGGTCTAATTTTACAATAGCTATGTTTTTCAATATGAAAAGATTAATTATAGTACAACAATGATAGTTAAGAAtaagattttaagaagaaattgAGAGTTTTCaagaagaatttttattatgtgCTTGATATTTAGTCTCAAGTTCTAAGTAGTaacaatgataatattattttctgGTTCATTTGATTACGTTGCCACTACTTTatgttattttgtaaaaaaaaagaagtcaaaatatgttatattttgaaaGGAGCTTGTTTAATATTCGGGGTTGTGCACTCTTGTTCATGATTGTTTATTCTGTATTTTTATGATTGGTTAGGTTGATACTTCAAAAATAAGAAACATTTTTCTTCattaaaacttcaaattaaagaaattgaataatttttgaaTGTGTGCAGTGACAAAATAAAGAAACTAGCTTGTTTGCTTTATATATGCAGTGAATTCAATTAATGGTTAAAAAAGCTTTCTTAGATTAGATACAACTAGAGTACGGTTCCATAAATGTaacatgttttatttaattttcaattcttgTTTATTTAATCTTACATTTTCCATCACTGCCTTTATAATTGCTATGGTTTAATATTTGGACTATCATTTTTAAGAGGttgataaataaaaacacacacacacacacaagttgcaattgataatttaatttatagacTTTCAATGTATATCCATCCCAAcgatttttacatttttgttataataaaaACCGCAATAGTTTTATTaagtttctttttccttctcgTCTTTTTAGTTTGGCAAAAGCTTAAAGAAGAAAATCCTGAGTTCTTTCAAGCTTATTACACAAGATTGGCGTTGAAGCAACAAATTGAACAGTTCAACACATTGTtggataaataaaagaaattaatggACTCGGAACAAATAAAAGTTTCATCATTTCCTACATCTATCGGATTTCAGTATCACGTTGTTCCATCACCACCAAATTTTAATGGATCACATATCAATTCTAGTAGGTTTCTTCTTACTTTCTGACACTTATATGCAACTCTAGTATAATATGACATGGTTTAAAGACAATATTTATGAACtttataattctgaaaatttaaaaaagacatttattgttttggAATTGAAAGCAATGAAGTTACATGATTTATTATTCTAAGTATGATATTCAAAGTTCAATTGTAATCTATTTTGTTTTCCGGCtctaaatgtaatttttttttatacagtaTCTGAGAATCCAACAAGCTATCATGTTGATGTGCAAACTTCAAAAGGcttgaatctaaaaaatattcTACATGGTGTAGATTCAAGTTTATCTAATACTAAAAATGGTGGATCATCATCCGGTATTATTGATATGTCTTTTCATGGAGATATTTCAAATGTGTCGACTTATAATACTCAAAATACAAACATGAGTCTACAACAAGGAATCAGTGGGGGGGCAAACATATCAAAACCTGGATATTCAAGTTCTTCTCCTCTCATGTTTGGCATTGATGGAAAAGCTGTAGAGGTTAATCCAAATATCGGAGATGCTATTCTACATGGTGTGGATTCAAATTTATCTAACGCGTTTAATAATGGTGGGTCATCATCTGGTATTATTGATATGTCTTTTCATGGAGATATTTCAAGTGTGCCTTATAATACTCAAAATACAAACATGAGTCTACAACAAGGAATCAGTTGGGGGGCAAACATATCAAAACCTAGATATTCAAGTTCTTCTCCTCTCATGTTTGGTGCTGATGGAAAAGTTGCGGGGGTTAATCCAAATATCGGAGATGCATATGTTACACCAATCACTAATGTTGAACCTAACTCACGTTCTGTGAATGGAGCAATTCTGGATCATACAAAGACTTCTTCTAATGAACTATTGTCTAGAAATTTTAGCTTTCCAGAAGAGTCTTCTCATGCTTCTTTGTTTTTAGGTATGTATTCTCTCTTATGTTTATGTGGATTAATGTGACCCATTTTTCAATTGTTACATATAAAAATGTATTCTTAGTTACAAAGTATAGTTTGAATTAATCAATGCAGGTAGTAGTTCATCTCCTTCTTTGACTGGTGTATTGGATGATTATCCTAGACCGCcaccttttttaaattttgatgatgataACTTGCTTGAAATACTAGAAAAGGTACGAAATTGTCTAACTCCCCTGTCCATAAAATTTTGGTTTGTGCCAGAATGTTTCTAACATTGCTACTGTATTGCTCTTACAAAAGTTACAATAGACAATAATATGTTGGGATTTCAAAGTTAATAGTTGACACTCTTTGatcatatcattaatttaacccaaataattttagtttttgatagATACATGgatagttttcaaaataatgaatattttaatCGTTTAATCTTGCTTGCAGGTTGAACAAAATGCTTATAAAACAATAACTCGTAGATGAACATGTGCTTGATATTTGAAAGTTCTTCACCTCTTTCCGCGTGAGAAACACAAATTGGAACACTCCTGTGAGGCAATGCAGATGATTATATGATACTTTTTTATCTCGTTTCTTTTAATAGggaatatttatttttccgATCTATTTGGCATTTTAGTactttgttatgttttttttaggggagtaCTATGTTATGTTGtgtgactttattttatttatatccGTTGTTCCAATACCGTGTTATAAGGAATATTCCATAACTTTTGTACTCAAAGTTTGATCATTTGACGTCAcattactttttatattttattatttttaaataaatttaaatttttgactAATATTGTTCTATAAGTATTGAATACTCGCTTCTTTTTTTAAGATATCAAGGTATTcttcttctctatttttctattaaacATCATGTTCATTTACTTAATTTTCCTGAGACAGAGtgaacaaattaaattattatttttaggccAGTGCATGTTGTTTCAGTTGATAAGAAGCTGAATTATACGCAATAAAGGTGTGAGTTCAACATGTGCTATCAATTTAAAGACCTCATTGGTTGATAACTATATTAACCAAGACATTGGACTTAGCTACATTTGTTAAAACGTCGTGAAACTAAATAAGCACGTATGGAAAGAGAAGATATTCTAACATAATCTAAtcaatgatttatttgttttatttcctCAAGTCAATCAACTATTTCCAAGTGCAACCCCCGAGTTACTTATcctaatcataatcatgtaGTCGATAAGTCAGAATTTCACAATTCATACAGATACAAGcttttataaatattactacTTAACGACAATTCAGTACACTTGCTAAACCAAACCATCACAAACAAAATAGCACCAAATTCAAAAAAGGAATTGAGAACATTGTTTATACTGTCAACCACTAGCTTGTAATCAAGTTCAATTGACACCATAATGACTCCTAATTCTCCAATTTAAATTATTGCTTCGATTAACCCCAAAACTTCCGCCTCATGAGATGGTGGTAATCCATGTATCCATGTTTGCTTTACTTGAATAAACTCGCCATTTGATCCTCCTATACACATCCTTCATCAATTAATGTtgcattttctcttttttgctTCAGGTTTGTTCCATCGCTTCCCTATCGTTCTACCTGTTTCTTCCCTAACATAGAGAAATTCTAACATAGTCGCAAACATAAATAAAAGGTGATTTGGCACACAtgaatacaaaaattaaaataataaatgaatgaatgatttgactaaattatttctcatttatttttctccatTTATGTGAGTGTGTCCAAAcatatttcatttatatttgtgttcaAGTAAGAATAGCTCACATAACATATGCCTAGTCCActgcaaatatttatttatattcttgtATCTATTAACAACACACAAAtgtatttttatcttatttagaAAAAAGTGTTTTTATCTTAGATTTGCAATAAAGGACAATAACATATGAAGAACTCTGCTCCAACTCATGTTATATTTGGAACGCAGtggagaaatatatatatatatatatatatatatatatatatatatatatatatatatatatatatatatatatatatatatatatatatatatatatattttaaacaaaaggTAATGCACCAACTCATGTTATATTTGAAACGCAGtggagaaatatatatatatatatattttaaacaaaaggTAATGCAGAGAGCATTACTtcaacttcaaataaaaaaagaaatacaaagagAAAAGGGGAATTAGGTCAAGACCTTTTTAAAAAGAGACAAATCTATAGTTAGGAAGACCTAGCTTATTTCTAACAAATTCAGCTCCAATACAATCCGGGACATTAAGGAACCACACATGTGAAGAGAGAGCTAAACCCAAGTTAGCTAAACCATCTGCACAAGTGTTCCCTTCCCTAAAAATACGACTAACAATAAAAGCATGTTGTTAGTAGCCTCCATGCAGTTGTACAATCTATTTCTAATGATCCAAGGAACCATAGAAGCATCCTTGCAAGCCAGAAGCACTAATTTGGAATCAGTTTCGAGCCATAGGTTCATCCAATGATTAGCAACAGCTAGTTCAATAGCAACAATGACAGCAAAAATTTCAGCAAAGAAAGCAGAAGTGCAATTTGGGATATCTTGAGCAAAACAGCCAATGCAAGCTCCCATAGCGTCTCTAACTATGCCTCCACAAGCAGCTTTAGCTGAATTTTTTATGTAGGCTCCATCAGTGTTAATCTTGAGCCAATTGAAGAGAGGAGGGATCCATAAAACTTCAATGATGAGAGGAGCCTTTGGAGGGTGGATGTTAATGTTCAAAGCTTTAAGGATTGCAAAATTCGGTCATGTTGACTGAAGAACAAAGTTTAGTAGTGTTCCCTGTCATGGAAACATTAGCAATTATAGTGATGATGGCTGATTTCtagtgagttttttttatcttggaATCTAATCAAGTTTCTAGCCCACCAAATAATATTGATCACACAAGCCTTGATGGCTAACCTGCATTGTGGGGTGTAAGAACTACCAATCTTCCATAAATCttcaagagaagagaaattaAAATTGGTGTTAAGAATGTTAACCAGCCAAGACCACAAATGTCTAGCAAAGGGACATTGGAGAAATATTTATTGATATTAAGATCCAGATGCGAACAAATTACAAAAGGGAAAAAAGGTAAATGGAGGAGGATGAAGaatatatactttttattttgagattgtaaatgttttttagtgatcaattttttttttaaaaaaaaaaagctaaaatgGAATTTATTAAGATAACAATGAATCTTAACCAGCACAAGGAATACTAGGCTCGGAGTCTTACATTAGCAACAAACAAAGGATGATGGGAAGCCCCAATGTAAAACTCATACATCcctgaaaataaagaaaaatccaaaaacctATTGGAAACGCCTCCTAACAAAtataccataattttttttttttgggttaaatatgtttttagtccttacattctacaccactttaaaaaataatttctacatttcattaaatgtttttaaaatcctcacattttatctccgttatcaaaattaattctctAACGGAATGTTGATGTGGTGGTTAATGGGTCTCaattattttaaggttaaatatgttttttttccctACATTTTATATGACTTTAAAAAATAGTCCTCACATTTTACATAACTTATATTTCCAATTACAAGTTAACAAGATCttattttaatcaattcatgtatctttttctcttataaaaaatacaataaaatcaTCAAACCTCAATATCACCCAAACATTTTATGTGGATTTGTGAGtgttaaaaaacttttttttttatcttatcttatcttaataGTATTTCCATGAACAATAGTAACACACGCGCTAGTAGAACGTGAACTTGAAATTTGTGAGCAAAGGTCGTTGACAATTTCCAACAGTGACAGTAGCATGCACAGTTGTACCCTGACCTGCAGAGCTTTGGGCCCAACCAATAACAAATACTAGCCCATAGTTCCACACCACCCATTATCACCATAGTTAtaatcaaattcattttttttttgggtacaaagtTATAATCAAATTCTATTATTATGGTACAGTGataatcaattaatcatcataattataatgatatacctattttaaaaaaaagtcaattataCCTATGCTTATTAATgttgaaattataaataattcatCCGATCggatatattaattattcaataaatttaaaagattattttttgtttataaatgtaaCTGAAGGAGTATATATTTGTGTTGGTAACTGTGTACATGtaaaatatttcattcattCCTCCGTCTAAAACAAATATcattctttatttctttctcttttaccgtatatttttttggatttggattaAGTGTGTTGGACTTTCCgatcaaaatcaaaaattagattttgtgttttgatttgatttattttttaaatttgaaattcaagtTTTAAATGTAGACGTCTGATCTTAATCGGATAGAGCATGTATCCCATGCTCACAAACCCAATTcatatacttcctccgtcccttaatacttgacctatttggaaaaaaatatttgttcaacAATACTTGACCTTCTCAGATTTTTAAGCAGAATTTGACAAATTTAccccttataaatactttttgtgaTCTCCATGTAAAAGTTTGTAGTGGaacaaagaaagtaatcattacttaaaagtgaaggcttcaaaataataacaagggcaatttagtaaaaatatcattCCCTTTCTTTCATCTTTATACTTTTCTAATCTGTGTAAAATTGTCAAGTAGGTCAAGTATCGAGGACATACGGAATATTATTTTTCTAGGGTATAGTGTTGATGAGTTAATgttcaatttaaataatatacatTGAGATTGAAGACATTGTCATTTCATAAATGAGAGTACTGGActcttggattttttttctttttttaaatgaaatttgtcATTACTCTTATGGAAGTTAGTACTAGCATGCAATCAATAGATTCTAGTAGTACCTAACCAACCAACTCTTCACAAGTTAGAGTTAAGCTACAAGAACAAAAGATGCCACCACCTCAATGTACAAGTGCaaccaaaacattttttttgggcattacttattataattataatcaaTAAGGATTCCCTCTCCTCTGAATTGATCCAATTTGCTtatgtgttgtttttattttttatgtatcttTTCCCCTTTATTAATTGATCAAGTTTGTGTTGATTATTTGATCAAGTTCCACTATTAGATCAAGTAAATTATAACTAGACTTATTGATTAAatgataggaaaaaaaattgtgcatcataaaattaaccaaaaatgtaattcaCTGCACAGAGACGTTCATTTTTGTCATTCAATACCAAATTCTCATTACATAGATTCAATTTTGGTGCTTAAATCCATAATTCCTCAAATATTTAGATGCTAAAATGTTAGTAACACATGACTATAGTGTTATTGGATGGTTGATATTGATGGTATATCAAATCATTAATCTAGAAAACTCAACAGCTTGGTGTTTGATTGCAAGTTAAGTAATCTTAAAAGTGCAAATCATGGccattttctttttgaacaCCCCTCCCTAAAGTCAATTTTGAGATTAATTGATTGTAATTATgaccaaaattaaagaaaatttgtcttttaatttCAACATGGACAGATGGGAGGATTAAAAAGTGGCCCCATAAAAAGCATCTACAACCaatattttgaatcaaaattcataaaaagatAGATATATTCTTCTATTACACCAACTTTGGTGGACCTCACTATCACTGCCCAACTGTCCAAAAACTAAAAGATATTCAAcataaaaaaagtttgtattCACACTCTCCTATAAAGTATGTGGAATGATAATGAAATatcaaacaaaaccaaaaacctTATAAAGCAAATGCAATTGTCACACAACATGATCTAGTAGACAACTAGACATATTGATGGTAAGATAACATTGACATAGAAAGAGACAAGTCTGGCTTTGAAACAGTTTAGGCTCTAAACCAAATTCAATCAACTACCTTGGATCTCTCCATTGTACTAGGAAGTTGATGTTTGCACCATGTTTATCAAATCCAGATTCTTACTattgtatgtttggttttgccCGGCGCCAAAAATTGATTCTGTAAAATTGATTCCGGATTCCGGATAAAAACGAGTTGAATATAATGTTATTTATGTTTCGAAGGATATATGTATAAGAGGATTtaacaaggactaaaatcaattgCAGAAGCCAAAAACTGCAAATTCTAGCTCCAtgcagaatcaattctacaagcaaaatcaattttcttttaaatcatccAAACATGATAAAAACAATTCTACACCTTCTAAAATCACTTTTGATCCTCCAAAATTGTAACCAAACATATGCTAAGAATCGAAAGAACTGTTTTTTGACTGCGATTCTAATATTATCATGAATTACAAGATACATtactaataaaaatatgatattttgaagCAAAAACAAGTGACATAGCAAAATTATAAGCTAATATAGATCAAAGTtgtaaatcaaatgacaaaagaaaagtTCCTAACTATACCAGTTAAGAAAAAAGTGGCTGGTTACACTAAAGTTTAGTTAGTGATTCATTGTAATGAATAAGGAGGATTCATCATAGTGAATCAAGATTCAACATAAACAAGATTTTCACTGTGTATAACCATATAAGATCAGATTAACATTTA belongs to Medicago truncatula cultivar Jemalong A17 chromosome 6, MtrunA17r5.0-ANR, whole genome shotgun sequence and includes:
- the LOC25495205 gene encoding uncharacterized protein; this encodes MSRSTMKRVITDRDVDMVKNLIERCMQLYMSPKEILKTLLEKANIEPEFTEIVSENPTSYHVDVQTSKGLNLKNILHGVDSSLSNTKNGGSSSGIIDMSFHGDISNVSTYNTQNTNMSLQQGISGGANISKPGYSSSSPLMFGIDGKAVEVNPNIGDAILHGVDSNLSNAFNNGGSSSGIIDMSFHGDISSVPYNTQNTNMSLQQGISWGANISKPRYSSSSPLMFGADGKVAGVNPNIGDAYVTPITNVEPNSRSVNGAILDHTKTSSNELLSRNFSFPEESSHASLFLGSSSSPSLTGVLDDYPRPPPFLNFDDDNLLEILEKVEQNAYKTITRR